The Collimonas fungivorans Ter331 genome has a segment encoding these proteins:
- a CDS encoding FdhF/YdeP family oxidoreductase has translation MSNQKIEQYNHPAGGWGALKYVALHLLKERVPGGGVRTLLAQNQPDGFDCPGCAWPDRDHASTFEFCENGVKAVAAEATSKRVTADFFAKNSVSALLLQSDYELEEHGRLTEPMVYDAASDKYQPISWQDAFSLMSDHLNTLDDPNQASFYTSGRTSNEAAFLYQLFVREYGTNNFPDCSNMCHEPTSVGLPETVGVGKGTVTLDDFDLADTFLIFGQNPATNHPRMMGELRECAKRGATIVSINPLRERGLERFSSPQHPSDMLSRSGTSISNMFIRPTLCGDLALVKGVIKRVLELDDLAQQDNGERVIDVQFIAEHTAYFEEFAADIRAESWDDIVTESGVGRDDIERLTQVYVRGKNVIATWGMGLTQHKHGVATIQMVSNLMLLRGNIGRPGAGLCPVRGHSNVQGDRTVGIDEKPTAAFLDRIEKVYGFKPPREHGLDVVGTIEAMLQGQVKVFIGLGGNFAMATPDTPRTWEALQSCALTVHITTKLNRSHLIHGKEALILPTMGRTEIDMQATGAQGVTVEDSMSMVHISYGINKPVAKTCLSEIDIVARLAHATLKSSRIQWLDYVKDYSLIRDDIEKVYDAFKDYNARIKHPGGFHLGVASRERVWKTASGRAQFMVHAIPKDTPIHQARRKYGPELMTLMTTRSHDQYNTTIYGLDDRYRGVFGQRRVVFANLLDIQMLGFAPGDWVDLVGVWDDGIERRADRFLLVEYDIPRGCISSYYPETNPLVPLNSFADKARTPTSKSIPVLLRRSMQLAA, from the coding sequence ATGAGCAACCAGAAGATCGAGCAGTACAACCACCCCGCCGGCGGCTGGGGCGCCCTCAAATATGTGGCGTTGCACTTGCTCAAGGAAAGAGTGCCGGGCGGCGGCGTGCGCACCCTGCTGGCGCAGAACCAGCCGGACGGCTTCGACTGCCCCGGCTGCGCCTGGCCGGACCGCGATCACGCATCAACCTTCGAATTCTGCGAAAACGGCGTCAAGGCAGTAGCGGCGGAAGCCACTTCCAAACGCGTCACTGCCGATTTTTTTGCCAAGAACAGCGTCAGCGCGCTGCTGCTGCAATCGGATTACGAACTGGAAGAACACGGCCGCCTGACCGAGCCCATGGTGTATGACGCCGCCAGCGACAAATACCAGCCGATCTCGTGGCAGGACGCATTCAGCCTGATGTCGGATCACCTGAACACACTGGACGATCCGAACCAGGCGTCGTTCTATACTTCAGGCCGCACCAGCAATGAGGCAGCGTTCCTGTACCAGCTGTTCGTGCGCGAGTACGGCACCAACAACTTCCCCGACTGCTCCAACATGTGCCACGAGCCGACCAGCGTCGGCCTGCCCGAGACCGTAGGCGTCGGCAAGGGCACGGTGACGCTGGACGATTTCGACCTGGCCGACACCTTCCTCATCTTCGGCCAGAATCCGGCCACCAACCACCCGCGCATGATGGGCGAGCTGCGCGAATGCGCCAAGCGCGGCGCCACCATCGTTTCCATCAATCCCTTGCGCGAGCGCGGCCTGGAACGTTTCTCCAGCCCGCAGCACCCGTCCGACATGCTGTCGCGCTCCGGCACCAGCATCAGCAACATGTTCATCCGCCCTACCCTGTGCGGCGACCTGGCGCTGGTCAAGGGCGTGATCAAGCGCGTGCTGGAGCTTGACGACCTGGCCCAACAAGACAATGGCGAGCGCGTCATCGACGTCCAGTTCATCGCCGAGCATACCGCTTATTTTGAAGAATTCGCAGCCGACATCCGCGCCGAAAGCTGGGACGACATCGTCACCGAGTCCGGCGTCGGCAGGGACGACATCGAACGGCTGACGCAGGTCTATGTGCGCGGCAAGAACGTCATCGCCACCTGGGGCATGGGGCTGACCCAGCACAAGCACGGCGTGGCGACGATCCAGATGGTGTCCAACCTGATGCTCTTGCGCGGCAACATCGGCCGCCCCGGCGCCGGCCTGTGCCCGGTGCGCGGCCACTCCAACGTGCAGGGCGACCGCACTGTCGGCATCGATGAAAAACCGACCGCCGCTTTCCTCGACCGCATTGAAAAAGTGTACGGCTTCAAGCCGCCGCGCGAACACGGCCTCGACGTCGTAGGCACGATCGAAGCGATGCTGCAAGGCCAGGTCAAGGTCTTCATCGGCCTCGGCGGCAATTTCGCCATGGCGACGCCTGATACGCCGCGCACCTGGGAGGCGCTGCAGTCTTGCGCGCTGACCGTGCACATCACCACCAAGCTGAACCGCAGCCACCTGATCCACGGCAAGGAAGCCCTGATCCTGCCGACCATGGGCCGCACTGAAATCGACATGCAGGCAACCGGCGCGCAAGGCGTGACGGTGGAAGATTCGATGAGCATGGTGCACATCTCTTACGGCATCAACAAGCCGGTGGCCAAGACCTGCCTGTCGGAAATCGATATCGTGGCGCGCCTGGCGCATGCCACGCTCAAGAGCAGCCGCATACAGTGGCTGGACTACGTCAAGGATTATTCCCTGATCCGCGACGATATCGAAAAAGTGTACGACGCCTTCAAGGACTACAACGCCCGCATCAAGCACCCGGGCGGTTTCCACCTCGGCGTGGCCTCGCGCGAACGGGTCTGGAAAACCGCCAGCGGCCGCGCCCAGTTCATGGTCCACGCGATTCCCAAGGACACGCCGATCCACCAGGCGCGCCGCAAATACGGTCCTGAACTGATGACCTTGATGACCACCCGCTCGCACGACCAGTACAACACCACCATCTACGGGCTGGACGACCGCTATCGCGGCGTGTTCGGCCAGCGGCGCGTGGTGTTCGCCAACCTGCTCGATATCCAGATGCTGGGTTTCGCGCCGGGCGACTGGGTCGATCTGGTCGGCGTCTGGGACGACGGCATCGAACGCCGCGCCGACCGTTTCCTGCTGGTCGAATACGATATCCCGCGCGGCTGCATCAGCAGCTACTATCCGGAAACCAACCCGCTAGTGCCGCTCAACAGCTTTGCCGACAAAGCCCGCACACCGACTTCGAAATCGATCCCGGTGCTGCTGCGCCGTTCCATGCAGTTGGCGGCGTGA
- a CDS encoding LysR family transcriptional regulator, with protein MDRVETMQVFVRVAETGSFTKAADNLGLPRATVSAAVQQLEASLGARLLQRTTRRVHLTQDGSALLERCYQLLSDFEEISGLFKQAPAQASGKLKVDVPSRLARRMIAPALPGFFKLYPDIELELRCTDRAINLIQEGVDCVLRVGQPENSSMVARRLGQFELMNCASPAYLEKHGMPNYPADLARHWAINYISPTTGRTALWEYSQDGVIVNLEMPSRVAVNNAETYIACCLAGMGLIQVPAYDVRDHIDSGELLEVMPQARAGAMPIYALYPHRRHLSGRVQVFIDWIATLLPPDLRASPLPPALPLSD; from the coding sequence ATGGATAGAGTAGAAACCATGCAGGTATTCGTGCGCGTGGCCGAGACCGGCAGCTTCACCAAAGCCGCGGATAACCTTGGCCTGCCGCGCGCGACCGTGTCCGCGGCAGTGCAGCAACTGGAAGCCAGCCTTGGTGCGCGGCTGCTCCAGCGCACCACGCGCCGGGTCCATCTGACGCAGGATGGCAGCGCCTTGCTTGAACGTTGTTATCAGTTGTTGTCTGACTTTGAAGAAATATCAGGACTCTTCAAGCAAGCGCCGGCGCAGGCCAGCGGCAAGCTCAAGGTCGACGTGCCCAGCCGCCTGGCGCGGCGCATGATCGCCCCGGCCTTGCCGGGATTCTTTAAACTGTATCCCGACATCGAACTGGAACTGCGCTGCACCGACCGCGCCATCAACCTGATACAGGAAGGCGTCGACTGCGTATTGCGCGTCGGCCAGCCGGAAAACAGCAGTATGGTGGCGCGCCGGCTGGGCCAGTTTGAACTGATGAATTGCGCCAGCCCTGCCTACCTGGAAAAACACGGCATGCCGAACTACCCCGCCGACCTCGCGCGGCATTGGGCCATCAACTATATTTCCCCTACCACGGGCCGTACCGCGCTCTGGGAGTACAGCCAGGACGGCGTCATCGTCAACCTGGAAATGCCTAGCCGGGTGGCAGTCAATAATGCCGAGACCTATATCGCCTGCTGCCTGGCCGGCATGGGCCTGATCCAGGTGCCGGCTTACGATGTGCGCGACCACATCGACAGCGGCGAACTGCTGGAAGTCATGCCGCAGGCGCGCGCCGGCGCCATGCCGATTTATGCGTTGTATCCGCACCGCCGCCACCTGTCGGGCCGGGTACAAGTATTTATCGACTGGATCGCCACTTTGCTGCCGCCGGATCTGCGGGCCAGTCCATTGCCTCCTGCGCTTCCCCTGTCTGACTAG
- a CDS encoding SDR family oxidoreductase: MDHSLKDKVILIGGGAKNLGGLISRDLAQAGAKAIVVHYNSDATKAAADDTVAAVKAAGAQAISVQGDLTQPANVAKLFDAGIAAFGGIDIAINTTGMVIKKLIVDVTEEDYDKIFDVNSKAAFFFMQEAGKKLRDGGKICTIVSSLLAAYTDSYAIYPGSKAPVEHYTRAASKEFGSRGISVTAVGPGPMETPFFYGQETADSAAYNKAAAALGKYSKTGLTDIEDISPLIKFLVTDGWWITGQTIFANGGYTTR, from the coding sequence ATGGATCACAGCTTGAAAGATAAAGTCATACTGATAGGCGGCGGCGCTAAAAATCTGGGCGGCCTGATTTCCCGCGATTTGGCCCAGGCGGGCGCCAAGGCCATCGTCGTCCATTACAACAGCGATGCCACCAAGGCAGCTGCCGATGATACGGTTGCCGCGGTCAAGGCCGCCGGCGCCCAGGCGATTTCGGTGCAAGGCGATCTGACCCAGCCGGCCAATGTCGCCAAACTGTTCGATGCCGGCATCGCTGCTTTCGGCGGTATCGACATCGCGATCAATACCACCGGCATGGTGATCAAGAAACTGATCGTCGATGTGACCGAAGAAGACTACGACAAGATTTTCGACGTCAATTCCAAAGCTGCTTTCTTCTTCATGCAGGAAGCCGGCAAAAAATTGCGCGACGGCGGCAAGATCTGCACCATCGTCAGTTCCCTGCTGGCGGCTTATACCGATTCATACGCCATCTATCCCGGCTCAAAAGCGCCGGTGGAGCATTACACGCGGGCGGCTTCGAAAGAATTCGGCAGCCGTGGCATTTCCGTGACGGCGGTAGGCCCGGGACCGATGGAGACGCCGTTTTTCTATGGCCAGGAAACCGCAGATTCGGCTGCCTACAACAAGGCGGCTGCGGCGTTGGGGAAATATTCCAAGACCGGATTGACTGATATTGAAGACATCTCTCCGCTGATCAAATTCCTGGTGACTGACGGCTGGTGGATTACGGGGCAGACAATTTTTGCCAATGGCGGTTACACCACCCGCTAA
- a CDS encoding TonB-dependent receptor, translating to MMKERRLQHSLRMMFSGSLAVGLGLLAQPLQAQESEKEEEAPQQMQRVEITGSSIKRVAAEGALPVTVIKADDFTKLGSTTAAEVLSNISGNQTNYTTSANVGAGRTVGAAADLRGLGPNKTLVLLNGRRLANAAFDGSAVNLNVIPVAALDRVEILRDGASAIYGTDAIGGVINFITKRSYTGLNLSVEGIAPEQSGGAEKRFNLSGGIGDLDKDGYNFFGVVDYHSQNAVKASDRSFAAPGGRNPGLGMNIGSGNSYPANYYDIDAGQSGNPYAGSGCKPPYAFAQGGVCRYNSQAVIGIVPKTEEIAVIGKGTFKLDADNTASIEYLHAQNKIKTYVASDVFGGDGSGDGSDYLINPNSPYYPGNGITPGSASGGPLSVNWRSVDAGQRVGESKNSTDRLLLSLDGTLGGWDYKTGLAYAMSKASDALVSGYLDSNMVREGLLNGILNPFGAQSAAGIDYLNRAQVRGVTLDAKTQVTSLDFTASRELFQLPAGPVGFALGGELRREQANFNVNHALSDLVESTGSQDSKSASGSRNVKALFTELNVPVAKTLEAQLALRYDGYSDVGSTVNPKVALRFQPAREIMFRSSYSTGFRAPSLYELNDPNAKTYTAAPYNDPLLCPGGSVAPDGIAARDCGQQFFKMKGGNKNLQPEKSNSFTLGLVIEPLPNVTASADYWNIKIKNQISVIPENDIFADPVKYADKFVRNPDGSLSHIIGTNVNLGNVHTSGFDLGFAWRLPKTAWGNFGLSLDGTYVSQYDYQTEAGGDYLNNLALYANGGVIFRWRHATTFNWSRGPWSAAVQQVYTTGYRDQNGSQVAEAYRNRQIGSYTRYNVSGSYTGFKNLTLTAGIKNLFNTDPPASNVTDNFQYGYDARYGDAIGRAFFVRAGYQFF from the coding sequence ATGATGAAGGAACGGAGACTGCAGCACTCGCTGCGCATGATGTTTTCAGGCAGCCTGGCTGTCGGCCTGGGCCTGCTGGCCCAGCCGTTGCAGGCGCAGGAGAGCGAGAAGGAAGAGGAAGCGCCGCAACAGATGCAGCGCGTCGAGATTACCGGCTCGTCGATCAAGCGCGTAGCCGCAGAAGGAGCGCTGCCGGTCACTGTCATCAAGGCCGACGATTTCACCAAACTGGGATCCACCACCGCGGCCGAAGTGCTGTCCAATATTTCAGGCAACCAGACCAACTACACGACCAGCGCCAATGTCGGCGCCGGCCGGACGGTTGGCGCGGCGGCCGACCTGCGCGGGCTGGGTCCGAACAAGACTTTGGTCCTGCTGAACGGCCGCCGCCTCGCCAACGCCGCGTTCGACGGCTCCGCAGTCAATCTGAACGTGATCCCCGTGGCCGCGCTGGACCGCGTTGAAATCCTGCGCGACGGCGCTTCCGCCATCTACGGCACCGACGCCATCGGCGGCGTCATCAACTTCATCACCAAGCGTTCTTATACCGGCCTCAACCTGAGCGTGGAAGGCATCGCGCCCGAACAAAGCGGCGGCGCGGAAAAGCGTTTCAACCTGTCAGGCGGCATCGGCGACCTCGACAAGGACGGCTATAACTTCTTCGGCGTGGTCGACTATCACAGCCAGAATGCGGTGAAAGCCAGCGACCGCAGCTTCGCCGCACCGGGCGGACGGAATCCTGGCCTGGGGATGAACATCGGCAGCGGCAATTCCTATCCGGCCAACTACTACGACATTGATGCCGGCCAGTCCGGCAACCCGTATGCGGGTTCCGGCTGCAAGCCGCCTTATGCGTTTGCCCAGGGCGGTGTTTGCCGCTACAACAGCCAGGCGGTGATCGGCATCGTGCCGAAGACCGAAGAAATCGCCGTGATAGGCAAAGGCACTTTCAAGCTGGATGCCGACAATACCGCATCGATTGAATACCTGCATGCGCAAAACAAGATAAAAACCTATGTCGCAAGCGATGTATTCGGCGGCGACGGCAGCGGCGACGGCAGCGACTACCTCATCAATCCCAACAGCCCCTATTATCCCGGCAACGGCATTACCCCTGGCAGCGCCAGCGGCGGCCCATTGTCGGTTAACTGGCGTTCGGTGGATGCGGGCCAGCGCGTCGGCGAATCCAAAAACAGCACCGATCGTTTGCTGCTCAGCCTGGATGGCACGCTGGGCGGCTGGGATTACAAGACCGGCCTGGCGTATGCCATGAGCAAGGCGAGCGATGCCCTGGTCAGCGGTTACCTGGACAGCAATATGGTGCGCGAGGGACTGCTGAACGGCATCCTCAATCCCTTCGGTGCACAGAGCGCCGCCGGCATCGACTACCTGAACCGTGCGCAGGTGCGCGGCGTCACCCTGGACGCCAAGACACAGGTGACCTCGCTCGACTTCACGGCCAGCCGCGAACTGTTCCAGCTGCCTGCGGGGCCTGTCGGTTTCGCGCTGGGTGGAGAATTACGCAGGGAACAGGCCAACTTCAATGTCAATCACGCACTTTCGGATCTGGTGGAAAGCACGGGTTCCCAAGATTCCAAGTCGGCATCCGGCAGCCGCAACGTGAAAGCGTTGTTCACCGAACTGAACGTCCCGGTGGCCAAGACTCTGGAAGCGCAGCTGGCTTTGCGCTACGATGGCTACAGCGATGTCGGCAGCACCGTCAATCCCAAGGTCGCGCTGCGCTTTCAGCCGGCCAGGGAGATCATGTTCCGCAGCTCGTACAGCACCGGTTTCCGCGCCCCCAGCCTGTATGAATTGAACGATCCGAATGCAAAAACATATACAGCTGCGCCATACAACGATCCGCTTCTCTGCCCCGGAGGAAGCGTTGCGCCGGACGGGATTGCCGCACGCGATTGCGGGCAGCAATTTTTCAAAATGAAGGGCGGCAATAAAAACCTGCAGCCCGAAAAATCCAACTCTTTCACGCTCGGTTTGGTGATCGAACCGCTGCCAAATGTCACCGCTTCTGCCGACTATTGGAATATCAAGATCAAGAACCAGATTTCGGTGATTCCCGAAAACGACATTTTTGCCGACCCGGTCAAGTACGCCGACAAGTTCGTGCGCAATCCGGACGGCTCGCTCAGTCACATCATCGGCACCAACGTCAACCTCGGCAATGTGCATACCTCGGGTTTCGATCTTGGCTTTGCATGGCGCCTGCCAAAGACCGCCTGGGGCAATTTCGGCCTGTCGCTGGACGGCACTTATGTCAGCCAATACGATTATCAGACCGAAGCCGGCGGCGACTACCTGAACAACCTGGCGCTCTACGCCAACGGCGGCGTGATTTTCCGCTGGCGCCATGCGACCACCTTCAACTGGAGCCGAGGTCCATGGAGCGCCGCCGTGCAGCAGGTTTACACCACCGGCTACCGCGACCAGAACGGCAGCCAGGTTGCCGAAGCTTACCGCAACCGCCAGATCGGCTCCTATACGCGCTACAACGTATCAGGCAGCTACACCGGCTTCAAGAACCTGACGCTGACGGCCGGCATCAAGAACCTGTTCAACACCGACCCGCCGGCTTCCAACGTCACCGACAATTTCCAGTACGGCTACGATGCACGCTATGGCGACGCGATCGGCCGCGCGTTCTTCGTGCGCGCCGGCTATCAATTCTTTTAA
- the ychF gene encoding redox-regulated ATPase YchF yields the protein MSLKCGIVGLPNVGKSTLFNALTKAGIPAENYPFCTIEPNVGMVEVPDPRLKALAEIVKPERILPATVEFVDIAGLVAGASKGEGLGNQFLAHIRETDAIVNVVRCFEDDNVIHVAGKINPLDDIDVIQTELALADMGTVEKAIHRENKKARSGDKDAAKLVALLERLMPELDQAKPVRACGLDAEEMALIKPLCLITAKPAMYVANVSDHGFTNNPLLDQLTAYAASQNAPIVAICAAIESEIADLDEADKHEFLADMGMEEPGLDRLIRAAFKLLGLQTYFTAGVKEVRAWTIHVGDTGPQAAGVIHTDFERGFIRAQTIAYDDFISHKGEQGAKEAGKMRAEGKEYVVKDGDVLNFLFNV from the coding sequence ATGAGTCTCAAATGCGGCATCGTCGGCCTCCCGAACGTCGGCAAATCTACCCTTTTTAATGCCCTGACCAAAGCTGGCATTCCTGCAGAGAACTATCCTTTCTGCACCATCGAGCCGAACGTCGGCATGGTAGAGGTGCCGGATCCACGCCTCAAGGCGCTGGCCGAGATCGTCAAGCCGGAGCGCATCCTGCCGGCGACGGTGGAATTCGTCGACATCGCCGGCCTGGTGGCTGGCGCCTCCAAGGGCGAAGGCCTGGGCAACCAGTTCCTCGCGCATATCCGCGAAACCGACGCCATCGTCAACGTGGTGCGCTGCTTTGAAGACGACAACGTGATCCACGTGGCCGGCAAGATCAATCCGCTGGACGACATCGACGTGATCCAGACCGAACTGGCGCTGGCCGACATGGGCACGGTTGAAAAAGCCATCCACCGCGAAAACAAGAAAGCCCGCTCCGGCGACAAGGATGCCGCCAAGCTGGTGGCCCTGCTGGAACGCCTAATGCCGGAACTGGACCAGGCCAAGCCGGTGCGCGCCTGCGGCCTCGACGCCGAAGAAATGGCCCTGATCAAGCCGCTGTGCCTGATCACCGCAAAACCTGCCATGTATGTCGCCAACGTCTCCGACCACGGCTTCACCAACAACCCGCTGCTGGACCAGCTGACCGCTTACGCTGCTTCGCAGAATGCGCCCATCGTGGCAATTTGCGCTGCGATCGAATCGGAAATCGCCGACCTCGACGAAGCCGACAAGCATGAATTCCTGGCCGACATGGGCATGGAAGAACCAGGCCTGGACCGCCTGATCCGCGCCGCCTTCAAGCTGCTCGGCCTGCAGACCTACTTCACCGCCGGCGTCAAGGAAGTGCGCGCATGGACCATCCATGTCGGCGACACCGGCCCGCAGGCGGCGGGCGTGATCCACACCGATTTCGAACGCGGCTTCATCCGCGCCCAGACCATCGCCTATGACGATTTCATCAGCCACAAGGGCGAGCAAGGCGCCAAGGAAGCCGGTAAGATGCGCGCCGAAGGCAAGGAATACGTGGTCAAGGACGGCGACGTTCTGAATTTCCTGTTCAACGTCTAA
- a CDS encoding acyltransferase family protein — protein sequence MTPSPPAGAVAYDMKNRLQEIDGIRGWAALIVLFFHLTNETFGNLVPMFRSHFLYFLLNGGLAVTVFFILSGDALSSSFLKKTDFRLLDSLLIKRYFRLTVPILLSCAIVYVLMLAGANYSVAAAKIIHREDWLGAFILFEPHLISLLRYSFYLVYAGHSNSVSYNPFLWTMSIELVGSLLVFLYLYLSTRLKAPIRILYALIVFLLVAQSFYCLFFIGILFAQYRANGVFDRLRASRSWNFAVIAILIAIAITYTFSQKYPNFWQYININAVTAAALVFCFYTSNWTVGFFSSKFSRFLGEISFPLYLVHFSVIISLTSFLTIKFSELGTLDGPHISLIILVSIAVSITAAVIFRRVEIFALKPVNRLPAYLLSMRNPAAELLPQKDASPALKHAPVETID from the coding sequence ATGACGCCATCGCCGCCCGCCGGAGCGGTTGCTTACGATATGAAAAATCGACTTCAAGAAATTGATGGCATCCGAGGGTGGGCCGCACTCATTGTGTTATTTTTCCACCTGACCAACGAGACATTCGGGAATCTGGTGCCGATGTTTCGCAGTCATTTTCTGTATTTTCTGCTCAACGGCGGCCTGGCCGTGACGGTCTTTTTTATTCTTTCCGGCGATGCGCTTTCCTCCAGCTTCTTAAAAAAAACGGATTTCAGGCTGCTGGACTCGCTGCTCATCAAACGCTACTTTCGCCTGACCGTCCCGATTCTGCTTTCTTGTGCAATCGTGTATGTCTTGATGCTGGCCGGGGCCAACTACAGTGTCGCCGCGGCGAAGATTATCCATAGGGAAGACTGGCTCGGTGCATTCATACTTTTTGAGCCACATCTGATTTCCCTGCTGCGCTATTCGTTTTACCTAGTTTACGCCGGTCATTCAAATAGCGTTTCATACAATCCGTTTCTCTGGACGATGTCCATCGAGCTGGTCGGCTCACTGCTGGTCTTCCTGTACCTGTATCTTTCTACCCGGCTCAAAGCCCCGATCAGGATATTGTATGCACTGATTGTTTTCCTGCTTGTCGCCCAATCGTTTTACTGTCTTTTTTTTATCGGGATACTGTTCGCGCAGTACCGCGCAAATGGCGTCTTCGACCGGCTGCGGGCGTCCAGAAGCTGGAATTTCGCTGTCATCGCAATATTGATAGCCATTGCGATTACCTACACATTTTCACAAAAATATCCGAATTTTTGGCAATACATCAATATAAACGCCGTGACTGCAGCGGCCCTCGTGTTCTGTTTTTACACATCGAACTGGACCGTCGGCTTTTTTTCGTCGAAATTTTCCCGCTTCCTGGGTGAAATTTCGTTCCCTTTATACCTCGTGCATTTCAGTGTGATTATTTCGCTCACCTCTTTTTTAACCATTAAATTTTCCGAGCTGGGAACCCTCGACGGCCCCCATATCTCTTTGATCATTCTGGTTTCAATTGCGGTCAGCATTACCGCGGCTGTTATTTTCCGCCGGGTCGAGATATTTGCGCTCAAACCTGTAAACAGGCTGCCTGCCTATCTGCTTTCCATGCGAAATCCAGCCGCTGAACTTTTGCCGCAGAAGGATGCTTCCCCGGCTTTAAAGCACGCGCCGGTCGAGACTATTGATTAG
- the pth gene encoding aminoacyl-tRNA hydrolase: protein MSIRLIAGLGNPGPEYEQTRHNAGFWLVDNLANDLGRKLAREARFNALAAKTNIAGQEVWLLEPQTFMNRSGQSVGALARFYKIAADEILVVHDELDLPPGSAKLKKGGSSGGHNGLKDITAALGTQDYWRLRLGIGHPRTLSLQQAVVDFVLHRPRKDEQVPIEEAIADSLKIIPLLCEGKFEAATMQLHTAK, encoded by the coding sequence ATGTCTATCCGCCTCATCGCCGGCCTCGGCAATCCCGGCCCCGAATACGAGCAAACGCGCCACAACGCCGGTTTCTGGCTGGTCGACAACCTGGCCAACGACCTCGGCCGCAAGCTGGCCCGGGAAGCGCGCTTCAACGCTCTGGCCGCCAAGACCAATATCGCCGGCCAGGAAGTCTGGCTGCTGGAACCGCAGACGTTCATGAACCGCTCTGGCCAGTCGGTCGGCGCGCTGGCGCGCTTCTACAAGATTGCCGCGGATGAAATCCTGGTGGTGCACGACGAGCTCGATCTGCCGCCCGGCAGCGCCAAGCTGAAAAAAGGCGGATCGTCCGGCGGACACAATGGCTTGAAAGACATCACGGCCGCGCTCGGCACCCAGGATTACTGGCGCCTGCGGCTAGGCATAGGCCATCCGCGCACGCTCAGCCTGCAGCAGGCGGTCGTCGATTTCGTTTTGCACCGGCCACGCAAGGACGAGCAAGTGCCAATCGAAGAAGCGATTGCCGACAGCCTGAAAATCATTCCCCTGCTGTGCGAAGGCAAATTCGAAGCCGCGACCATGCAGCTGCATACCGCCAAATGA
- a CDS encoding 50S ribosomal protein L25/general stress protein Ctc has protein sequence MKVIAFVRKEQGTGASRRLRNAGQTPGIVYGGSDAPVNISLDHNALYHALKKETFHSSILDLEIDGAVQKVLLRDFQVHAYKQLVLHADFQRVDAKQAIHVKVPLHFVNAEIAPAVKLSGAIISHVFTELEVTCLPADLPEFIEVDLTNIEVGHSIHLADLKLPKGVAAVSQENVTIATASIPAGKVEADAPAAAEAPAADAPAADKK, from the coding sequence ATGAAAGTAATCGCATTTGTACGCAAAGAGCAGGGGACCGGAGCGAGCCGCCGCCTGCGCAATGCTGGCCAAACACCAGGTATCGTTTATGGTGGTTCCGACGCGCCGGTCAATATCTCGCTGGACCATAACGCGCTGTACCACGCGCTGAAAAAAGAAACTTTCCACTCCTCGATCCTCGATCTCGAAATCGATGGCGCGGTGCAGAAAGTCCTGCTGCGCGACTTCCAAGTCCACGCATACAAACAACTGGTCCTGCACGCTGACTTCCAGCGCGTCGATGCAAAACAAGCAATTCACGTCAAAGTGCCTCTGCACTTCGTCAATGCAGAAATCGCTCCTGCAGTGAAACTGTCCGGCGCCATCATCAGCCACGTTTTCACTGAACTGGAAGTGACTTGCCTGCCAGCCGACCTGCCAGAGTTCATCGAAGTCGACCTGACCAACATCGAAGTCGGCCACTCGATCCACTTGGCTGACCTGAAGCTGCCTAAGGGCGTTGCTGCCGTATCGCAGGAAAACGTGACGATCGCTACTGCATCGATCCCGGCCGGCAAGGTCGAAGCTGACGCTCCTGCTGCTGCTGAAGCACCAGCTGCTGACGCACCGGCTGCCGACAAGAAGTAA